From one Takifugu rubripes chromosome 14, fTakRub1.2, whole genome shotgun sequence genomic stretch:
- the LOC115252448 gene encoding protocadherin gamma-C3-like has product MAIGWNSDILCWMFILFLSDWTAAQTSFSVPEEVDKGTVVGNLAKNLNVNVRDLQARNLNIVSGYSKKYIEANVKTGDLFVNERIDREELCPNTVKCTLNLEAILSDPVVLHRIEVIITDLNDNAPVFLEKSYSLNVSELSPTGERFLLPLAVDADMGSNSVKTYKLNANDYFSLDVQSGDEQSASAELVLLKSLDREKQAVLKLTLTAVDGGKPPKTGSLHIDVNVLDANDNTPTFSKSLYKARVNENAPAGSPVIQLSATDLDEGDNGRVVYSFVKRGNFNPADVFVLDAESGEITVKGS; this is encoded by the exons ATGGCTATCGGATGGAATAGTGACATTCTCTGTTGGATGTTTATCTTATTTCTCTCGGACTGGACTGCTGCTCAGACGTCATTTTCTGTTCCCGAGGAGGTGGACAAAGGGACTGTGGTGGGGAATCTAGCAAAGAATTTAAACGTCAATGTTCGGGATCTGCAGGCGAGGAATCTAAACATCGTGTCTGGATACAGTAAGAAATATATCGAGGCAAACGTTAAAACGGGGGATCTGTTTGTAAATGAGCGAATCGACCGTGAGGAGCTTTGCCCGAACACGGTAAAATGCACGCTGAACTTAGAAGCCATACTGAGTGATCCTGTGGTCCTCCACCGCATTGAAGTGATCATTACCGATTTAAATGACAACGCGCCCGTCTTCCTGGAAAAGTCATATTCTCTGAACGTATCTGAATTGTCACCTACGGGCGAGCGCTTCCTGCTCCCACTCGCTGTTGACGCAGACATGGGCAGCAATTCAGTAAAGACCTACAAGCTTAATGCAAACGACTATTTTTCCCTAGATGTGCAAAGCGGAGACGAGCAGAGCGCGTCTGCAGAATTAGTCTTGCTCAAATCGTTGGATCGCGAAAAACAGGCAGTTCTTAAACTCACGCTGACCGcggtggatggagggaagccCCCCAAAACCGGCAGCTTGCACATAGATGTAAATGTTCTGGATGCCAATGACAACACGCCGACATTCAGCAAAAGTCTGTACAAGGCGCGCGTGAATGAAAACGCGCCCGCTGGGTCACCAGTGATTCAGCTGAGTGCCACAGATTTAGATGAAGGGGACAACGGCAGGGTCGTCTACTCCTTTGTCAAGCGTGGAAACTTCAATCCCgctgatgtgtttgtgctggATGCTGAAAGTGGTGAGATAACCGTGAAGG GTAGTTGA
- the LOC101075689 gene encoding protocadherin gamma-A10-like, whose protein sequence is MLKEENVWIYLVALLCLCGRSASQLSYSISEEVNKGTVVGNIAKDLNLNIHDIQSRNLRIVSSHGKAFFDVNLPTGNLVVDERIDREEVCPNMARCSLRVQAVVSDPMNVYRVEVSVSDINDNSPEFIEESFSLNISESMSPGERYLLPVAEDADTGSNSVKSYKLSQNEYFSLDVQSGGEHGLSAELVLQKGLDREKLPVLNLFLTAVDGGKPARTGTLNINVNVIDTNDNTPVFTRSLYKARVRENTAVGTVVIRLNATDLDEGQNGKIKYSFIKRGNSDPSNIFDLNSDTGEIKVKGELDYEETPAYEVRVQANDQGTTPRSAHAKLLIEIIDENDNAPEISVTSLMTPLKEDAELGTIVALITVNDKDGGKNGVAVCKVVGSVPFKLKSNYKNEYSLVVDGALDRENTSVYNVTVKATDEGDPPLSTIKVITVHISDVNDNAPVFMVPVINVYLRENSQTGSVIDTISAVDPDLDHNAKVIYTLLESSPRNIPISSMININSATGDIISLQSFNYEELKTFQFKVQATDSGVPPLSSNVTVNVFILDENDNSPTILAPYSEHGSVNSESIPYSAEAGYFVAKIRAVDADSGYNALLSYHLSEPKGNNLFRMGTSTGEIRTKRRMSDNDLKTHPLVVLVSDNGDPSLSATVSIEVVVVESAADIQTQFRHVPMKEESFSDLNLYLLIAIVSVSAIFLLSLITLIAVRCHRTDGGLGRYSAPMITTHPDGSWSYSKSTQQYDVCFSSDTLKSDVVVFPAAFPPVDGELISINGGDTYTRTQTLPSKEKLSYSISEEVNKGTVVGNIAKDLNLNIHDIQSRNLRIVSSHGKAFFDVNLPTGNLVVDERIDREEVCPNMARCSLRVQAVVSDPMNVYRVEVSVSDINDNSPEFIEESFSLNISESMSPGERYLLPVAEDADTGSNSVKSYKLSQNEYFSLDVQSGGEHGLSAELVLQKGLDREKLPVLNLFLTAVDGGKPARTDTGEIKVKGELDYEETPAYEVRVQATDHGNFPRSAHAKLLIEVIDENDNAPEISVTSLMTPLKEDAELGTIVALITVNDKDGGKNGVAVCKVVGSVPFKLKSNYKNEYSLVVDGALDRENTSVYNVTVKATDEGDPPLSTIKVITVHISDVNDNAPVFMVPVINVYLRENSQTGSVIDTISAVDPDLDHNAKVIYTLLESSPRNIPISSMININSATGDIISLQSFNYEELKTFQFKVQATDSGVPPLSSNVTVNVFILDENDNSPTILAPYSEHGSVNSESIPYSAEAGYFVAKIRAVDADSGYNALLSYHLSEPKGNNLFRMGTSTGEIRTKRRMSDNDLKTHPLVVLVSDNGDPSLSATVSIEVVVVESAADIQTQFRHVPMKEESFSDLNLYLLIAIVSVSAIFLLSLITLIAVRCHRTDGGLGRYSAPMITTHPDGSWSYSKSTQQYDVCFSSDTLKSDVVVFPAAFPPVDGELISINGGDTFTRTQTLPTKEKVGYLF, encoded by the exons AtgctaaaagaggaaaatgtctgGATTTATCTCGTCGCACTGCTGTGTCTTTGTGGCCGGTCCGCCTCGCAGTTGTCTTACTCTATTTCCGAGGAGGTGAACAAAGGAACCGTGGTGGGAAACATCGCTAAGGATTTGAATTTGAACATCCACGATATTCAAAGCAGAAACCTGCGCATCGTGTCCTCTCACGGGAAGGCGTTTTTTGACGTGAATTTACCAACGGGTAACCTCGTTGTAGATGAGAGGATAGACAGGGAAGAGGTTTGTCCAAACATGGCACGATGCTCCCTGAGAGTGCAGGCTGTAGTCAGCGATCCCATGAATGTGTATCGGGTTGAAGTCAGCGTTTCAGACATAAATGACAACTCACCAGAGTTCATTGAGGAGTCGTTTTCCTTGAATATTTCGGAATCGATGTCACCCGGAGAGCGATACCTGCTGCCTGTAGCAGAAGACGCCGACACGGGCAGCAACTCGGTGAAAAGCTACAAGCTGAGCCAGAACGAATATTTCTCTCTGGATGTGCAGAGCGGAGGAGAACACGGTCTGTCTGCCGAGTTAGTGCTGCAAAAGGGTTTAGATCGGGAGAAACTTCCAGTTCTAAACTTATTTTTGACGGCTGTCGATGGTGGAAAACCAGCTCGAACGGGTACGTTGAATATCAATGTAAATGTTATTGATACAAACGATAACACACCAGTTTTCACTCGATCACTTTATAAAGCGCGTGTGCGTGAAAATACTGCGGTTGGAACTGTAGTAATTAGATTAAATGCCACAGACTTAGATGAGGGACAGAACGGTAAGATCAAGTACTCATTTATAAAGAGGGGAAATTCGGATCCATCGAATATTTTCGATCTAAATTCAGACACTGGAGAGATTAAAGTGAAAGGTGAACTAGACTATGAAGAGACTCCTGCTTATGAAGTCAGGGTGCAAGCGAATGATCAAGGCACGACGCCTCGTAGTGCACATGCTAAATTATTGATAGAGATAATCGATGAAAATGACAATGCCCCAGAAATATCTGTGACGTCACTGATGACTCCCCTTAAAGAGGACGCAGAGCTCGGTACCATCGTTGCTTTGATTACAGTTAATGATAAAGATGGTGGAAAGAATGGTGTGGCTGTGTGTAAAGTAGTCGGGTCAGTTCCCTTTAAGCTCAAGTCCAACTACAAAAATGAATATTCATTAGTTGTAGATGGAGCCCTGGACAGAGAGAACACCTCTGTTTACAATGTGACTGTTAAAGCTACAGATGAAGGTGATCCACCTCtgtccaccatcaaagttattacAGTTCACATTTCTGATGTTAATGATAATGCTCCTGTGTTCATGGTGCCGGTTATTAATGTTTATTTAAGAGAAAATAGTCAGACAGGTTCTGTTATTGACACAATAAGTGCAGTGGATCCTGATTTAGACCACAATGCTAAAGTGATTTACACACTGTTAGAGAGTTCACCCAGGAATATTCCAATTTCCTCAATGATAAACATCAACTCAGCGACTGGAGACATCATCAGTCTGCAGAGTTTTAACTACGAGGAGCTAAAAACCTTCCAGTTTAAAGTCCAGGCCACAGACTCTGGGGTTCCTCcgctcagcagcaacgtgaccgtcaacgtgtttattttagatgaaAACGACAATAGTCCAACAATCCTGGCGCCCTATTCTGAGCACGGCAGCGTTAACAGTGAGAGCATCCCCTATTCTGCTGAAGCAGGATACTTTGTGGCAAAGATCAGGGCCGTAGACGCTGACTCTGGATACAACGCGCTGCTTTCTTATCACCTGTCTGAGCCCAAAGGAAACAACCTGTTCCGGATGGGAACCAGCACGGGAGAAATCAGGActaagaggaggatgagtgacAACGACCTGAAAACTCACCCCTTGGTGGTGCTGGTTTCTGATAATGGAGACCCCTCCCTGTCAGCTACTGTGTCtattgaggtggtggtggtggagagtgCAGCTGACATCCAGACTCAGTTCAGACATGTGCCCATGAAGGAGGAGAGCTTCTCTGATCTCAACCTGTATCTGCTGATCGCCATTGTGTCGGTGTCAGCCATCTTCCTGCTGAGTCTCATCACTCTAATAGCCGTCAGGTGTCACAGGACAGACGGGGGTTTGGGCAGGTACAGCGCCCCCATGATCACCACCCACCCTGACGGGAGCTGGTCTTACTCCAAATCTACTCAGCAGTATGACGTGTGTTTCAGCTCAGACACACTCAAGAGTGACGTGGTGGTTTTCCCAGCAGCGTTTCCACCTGTAGATGGAGAACTGATCAGTATTAATGGAGGAGACACTTATACCAGAACTCAGACTTTACCCAGTAAAGAGAAG TTGTCTTACTCTATTTCCGAGGAGGTGAACAAAGGAACCGTGGTGGGAAACATCGCTAAGGACTTGAATTTGAACATCCACGATATTCAAAGCAGAAACCTGCGCATCGTGTCCTCTCACGGGAAGGCGTTTTTTGACGTGAATTTACCAACGGGTAACCTCGTTGTAGATGAGAGGATAGACAGGGAAGAGGTTTGTCCAAACATGGCACGATGCTCCCTGAGAGTGCAGGCTGTAGTCAGCGATCCCATGAATGTGTATCGGGTTGAAGTCAGCGTTTCAGACATAAATGACAACTCACCAGAGTTCATTGAGGAGTCGTTTTCCTTGAATATTTCGGAATCGATGTCACCCGGAGAGCGATACCTGCTGCCTGTAGCAGAAGACGCCGACACGGGCAGCAACTCGGTGAAAAGCTACAAGCTGAGCCAGAACGAATATTTCTCTCTGGATGTGCAGAGCGGAGGAGAACACGGTCTGTCTGCCGAGTTAGTGCTGCAAAAGGGTTTAGATCGGGAGAAACTTCCAGTTCTAAACTTATTTTTGACGGCTGTAGATGGTGGAAAACCAGCTCGAACGG ACACCGGAGAGATTAAAGTGAAAGGTGAACTAGACTATGAAGAGACTCCTGCTTATGAAGTCAGGGTACAAGCGACGGATCACGGTAACTTTCCTCGTAGTGCACATGCTAAATTATTGATAGAGGTAATTGATGAAAATGACAATGCCCCAGAAATATCTGTGACGTCACTGATGACTCCCCTTAAAGAGGACGCAGAGCTCGGTACCATCGTTGCTTTGATTACAGTTAATGATAAAGATGGTGGAAAGAATGGTGTGGCTGTGTGTAAAGTAGTCGGGTCAGTTCCCTTTAAACTCAAGTCCAACTACAAAAATGAATATTCATTAGTTGTAGATGGAGCCCTGGACAGAGAGAACACCTCTGTTTACAATGTGACTGTTAAAGCTACAGATGAAGGTGATCCACCTCtgtccaccatcaaagttattacAGTTCACATTTCTGATGTTAATGATAATGCTCCTGTGTTCATGGTGCCGGTTATTAATGTTTATTTAAGAGAAAATAGTCAGACAGGTTCTGTTATTGACACAATAAGTGCAGTGGATCCTGATTTAGACCACAATGCTAAAGTGATTTACACACTGTTAGAGAGTTCACCCAGGAATATTCCAATTTCCTCAATGATAAACATCAACTCAGCAACTGGAGACATCATCAGTCTGCAGAGTTTTAACTATGAGGAGCTAAAAACCTTCCAGTTTAAAGTCCAGGCCACAGACTCTGGGGTTCCTCcgctcagcagcaacgtgaccgtcaacgtgtttattttagatgaaAACGACAATAGTCCAACAATCCTGGCGCCCTATTCTGAGCACGGCAGCGTTAACAGTGAGAGCATCCCCTATTCTGCTGAAGCAGGATACTTTGTGGCAAAGATCAGGGCCGTAGACGCTGACTCTGGATACAACGCGCTGCTTTCTTATCACCTGTCTGAGCCCAAAGGAAACAACCTGTTCAGGATGGGAACCAGCACGGGAGAAATCAGGActaagaggaggatgagtgacAACGACCTGAAAACTCACCCCTTGGTGGTGCTGGTTTCTGATAATGGAGACCCCTCCCTGTCAGCTACTGTGTCtattgaggtggtggtggtggagagtgCAGCTGACATCCAGACTCAGTTCAGACATGTGCCCATGAAGGAGGAGAGCTTCTCTGATCTCAACCTGTATCTGCTGATCGCCATTGTGTCGGTGTCAGCCATCTTCCTGCTGAGTCTCATCACTCTCATAGCCGTCAGGTGTCACAGGACAGACGGGGGTTTGGGCAGGTACAGCGCCCCCATGATCACCACCCACCCTGACGGGAGCTGGTCTTACTCCAAATCTACTCAGCAGTATGACGTGTGTTTCAGCTCAGACACACTCAAGAGTGACGTGGTGGTTTTCCCAGCAGCGTTTCCACCTGTAGATGGAGAACTGATCAGTATTAATGGAGGAGACACTTTTACCAGAACTCAGACTTTACCCACTAAAGAAAAGGTAGGTTATTTGTTCTGA
- the LOC105416208 gene encoding protocadherin gamma-C3-like, whose translation MGQRRCSEGEWMLCAILLCLFDSATAQLAYSVAEEVDKGTVVGNLAKDLNINIQQLEQRGFRIVSGYAKKYFEANLRTGSLFVNDRIDREELCPNLPKCSLNVEGLLSHPMNIYRIEVIITDINDNAPSFLEQIHVFNISESSSAGERYPLPLAQDADTGSNSVKAYKISANEHFSVDVSSGADGTSAELVLEKALDREKQALIKLTLTAVDGGKPARSGTLQILVNVIDVNDNTPVFSQSLYKVRVSEGVPVGTQILKLNANDLDEGVKR comes from the coding sequence ATGGGCCAACGCCGTTGTTCAGAGGGCGAGTGGATGCTGTGCGCCATTCTTCTTTGTTTATTTGACTCCGCTACGGCTCAGCTTGCGTATTCCGTCGCTGAAGAGGTGGACAAAGGCACCGTGGTGGGAAATCTCGCCAAGGATTTAAACATCAATATACAGCAGCTAGAACAACGAGGATTTCGGATTGTTTCAGGATACGCCAAGAAATATTTCGAGGCAAATTTAAGAACGGGATCATTGTTTGTTAATGACAGGATAGACCGTGAAGAGCTCTGCCCGAATCTGCCCAAATGCTCCTTAAATGTGGAGGGACTTTTGAGCCATCCTATGAATATTTATCGCATTGAGGTCATCATCACGGACATAAATGATAACGCGCCATCGTTTTTAGAGCAAATCCACGTGTTTAATATTTCCGAGTCTTCCTCGGCGGGGGAGAGATATCCGCTCCCGTTAGCTCAGGATGCAGACACGGGGAGTAATTCAGTGAAAGCCTACAAAATTAGTGCAAACGAGCATTTTTCTGTCGACGTGAGCAGCGGGGCAGACGGCACCTCTGCGGAGTTGGTGCTGGAGAAGGCGTTAGATCGAGAGAAACAAGCTCTTATTAAACTAACACTAACCGCTGTAGATGGAGGAAAGCCTGCCAGATCTGGAACTCTGCAGATTCTTGTGAATGTGATTGACGTAAATGACAACACGCCAGTGTTCAGCCAGTCGCTCTATAAAGTTAGAGTGAGCGAAGGTGTGCCAGTAGGCACACAAATACTGAAACTGAATGCAAACGATTTAGACGAAGGGGTCAAACGGTGA